A portion of the Flavobacterium limnophilum genome contains these proteins:
- a CDS encoding aminotransferase class V-fold PLP-dependent enzyme produces the protein MSFLPDLSLEGVAPLSKEKQKEGSELEQYFQQFRENIVGIGQKFESPYGEKEIIYADWTASGRLYRPIENKLLNEIGPFVANTHTETAITGSVMTMAYHDAREIIKKHVNASSEDILITEGSGMTGVVNKLQRILGFKISENLKEFTNFPDELRPIVFITHMEHHSNQTSWLETIADVAIIPCQPSGLICLNSFEQLLIQYKNRPIKIASVTACSNVTGIRTDYHKIASIIHQHRGLCFVDFACSAPYVSIDMHPKDSDSYLDAIFFSPHKFLGGPGTSGVLIFNKKLYKNIVPDNPGGGTVSYTNPWGDHDYVDDIETREDGGTPGFLQTIKIALSIQLKEKMGVKNILDREHEISKIIFERLSEIPNLNILAAEHTDRLGVFSFFITGAHFNLIVKLLNDRFGVQSRGGCSCAGTYGHFLLNVDQVTSKSIENKILEGCIVERPGWIRMSIHPTMTDVEINFICNAVSEVAKNYKKWGADYQYDVVKNEYVHHCNAMVEKKIIENWFSL, from the coding sequence ATGAGTTTTTTACCTGATTTATCTCTTGAAGGTGTTGCTCCGCTTAGCAAAGAAAAACAAAAGGAAGGTTCTGAATTAGAACAGTATTTTCAACAATTCCGGGAAAACATTGTAGGTATTGGTCAAAAGTTTGAATCACCTTACGGTGAAAAAGAAATTATTTACGCTGACTGGACGGCAAGCGGACGATTATATCGGCCCATTGAGAATAAATTGCTGAATGAAATTGGTCCCTTTGTTGCCAATACCCATACAGAAACGGCAATAACAGGTTCCGTGATGACAATGGCTTATCATGATGCCAGAGAAATAATCAAAAAGCATGTAAATGCCAGTTCAGAGGATATTTTGATCACCGAAGGCTCTGGCATGACAGGAGTCGTTAACAAATTACAGCGTATTTTAGGATTTAAAATTTCGGAGAATTTAAAAGAATTTACCAATTTTCCAGATGAATTGCGACCGATTGTTTTTATTACCCACATGGAACACCATTCGAATCAAACTTCTTGGTTAGAAACCATTGCCGATGTTGCAATAATTCCTTGCCAGCCATCGGGACTAATTTGTTTGAATAGTTTTGAGCAACTTTTGATCCAGTATAAAAATAGGCCTATAAAAATAGCATCGGTGACGGCCTGCTCAAATGTAACGGGAATACGAACCGATTATCATAAAATTGCCAGTATCATCCATCAGCATAGAGGTCTTTGTTTTGTTGATTTTGCGTGCTCGGCACCTTATGTATCCATTGATATGCATCCGAAAGACAGTGATTCTTATCTAGATGCTATTTTCTTTTCGCCACATAAATTTTTGGGAGGTCCAGGGACTTCAGGGGTTTTAATTTTTAATAAAAAATTATACAAAAACATAGTACCTGATAATCCTGGCGGCGGAACGGTGAGCTATACCAATCCGTGGGGCGATCATGATTATGTAGATGATATTGAAACCCGCGAAGATGGAGGGACACCAGGGTTTTTACAGACTATTAAAATAGCTCTTTCAATCCAATTGAAAGAAAAGATGGGGGTGAAAAACATTCTGGATCGCGAACACGAAATAAGCAAAATAATTTTCGAAAGGCTTTCTGAAATTCCAAACCTAAATATTTTGGCTGCAGAGCATACGGATAGACTTGGTGTTTTTTCTTTTTTTATAACGGGCGCGCACTTTAATTTGATTGTAAAATTATTAAATGATCGCTTTGGAGTCCAATCACGTGGCGGTTGTTCATGTGCAGGGACTTATGGGCATTTTTTGTTAAATGTGGATCAAGTAACTTCCAAAAGCATCGAAAATAAAATATTGGAGGGTTGCATAGTAGAAAGACCAGGATGGATTCGCATGTCTATTCATCCCACCATGACTGACGTCGAAATTAATTTTATATGCAATGCCGTGAGCGAAGTAGCCAAAAACTATAAAAAGTGGGGAGCGGATTATCAATACGATGTCGTTAAAAATGAATACGTTCATCACTGTAATGCTATGGTAGAAAAAAAAATAATAGAAAATTGGTTTAGTCTATAA